The following coding sequences are from one Carcharodon carcharias isolate sCarCar2 chromosome 13, sCarCar2.pri, whole genome shotgun sequence window:
- the orai1a gene encoding calcium release-activated calcium channel protein 1 isoform X1, which produces MSLNEHSMQALSWRKLYLSRAKLKASSRTSALLSGFAMVAMVEVQLDTDPTMYPQGLLIAFSACTTVLVAVHLFALMISTCILPHIEAVSNVHNLNSVHESPHERMHRHIELAWAFSTVIGTLLFLAEVVLLCWVKFLPLKNHPVVKQNNCTPASSGDDATITSGEAAAITSTTIMVPFGLIFIIFAVHFYRSLVSHKTERVERELDVLAQLQDQLDRGDTLHPTGSHFE; this is translated from the exons ATGAGTTTGAACGAGCACTCGATGCAGGCTCTGTCCTGGAGAAAGCTCTATCTGAGCAGAGCCAAACTCAAAGCCTCCAGCAGAACGTCAGCTTTATTGTCGGGTTTCGCCATG GTAGCCATGGTCGAAGTGCAGCTTGACACAGACCCCACCATGTACCCACAAGGTCTCTTGATAGCCTTCAGTGCTTGCACTACTGTGCTAGTTGCAGTACACCTTTTTGCTCTCATGATCAGCACTTGTATTCTTCCACATATAGAGGCTGTCAGCAACGTTCATAATCTCAATTCTGTTCATGAGTCACCCCATGAGCGTATGCATAGGCATATTGAACTTGCATGGGCTTTCTCCACAGTCATTGGGACCTTGCTTTTTCTTGCAGAGGTTGTGCTACTTTGTTGGGTTAAGTTTCTTCCATTAAAGAATCACCCTGTGGTTAAACAAAATAATTGTACACCAGCATCATCTGGAGACGATGCAACTATTACATCTGGAGAAGCTGCAGCTATTACATCCACAACGATTATGGTACCCTTTGGATTAATTTTCATTATATTTGCAGTTCATTTCTATCGATCATTGGTAAGCCacaaaacagagagagttgaaagggaattggatgtacTTGCACAACTGCAGGATCAGCTGGACCGAGGAGACACGCTGCACCCGACTGGGTCTCATTTTGAATAA
- the orai1a gene encoding calcium release-activated calcium channel protein 1 isoform X2, with protein sequence MVEVQLDTDPTMYPQGLLIAFSACTTVLVAVHLFALMISTCILPHIEAVSNVHNLNSVHESPHERMHRHIELAWAFSTVIGTLLFLAEVVLLCWVKFLPLKNHPVVKQNNCTPASSGDDATITSGEAAAITSTTIMVPFGLIFIIFAVHFYRSLVSHKTERVERELDVLAQLQDQLDRGDTLHPTGSHFE encoded by the coding sequence ATGGTCGAAGTGCAGCTTGACACAGACCCCACCATGTACCCACAAGGTCTCTTGATAGCCTTCAGTGCTTGCACTACTGTGCTAGTTGCAGTACACCTTTTTGCTCTCATGATCAGCACTTGTATTCTTCCACATATAGAGGCTGTCAGCAACGTTCATAATCTCAATTCTGTTCATGAGTCACCCCATGAGCGTATGCATAGGCATATTGAACTTGCATGGGCTTTCTCCACAGTCATTGGGACCTTGCTTTTTCTTGCAGAGGTTGTGCTACTTTGTTGGGTTAAGTTTCTTCCATTAAAGAATCACCCTGTGGTTAAACAAAATAATTGTACACCAGCATCATCTGGAGACGATGCAACTATTACATCTGGAGAAGCTGCAGCTATTACATCCACAACGATTATGGTACCCTTTGGATTAATTTTCATTATATTTGCAGTTCATTTCTATCGATCATTGGTAAGCCacaaaacagagagagttgaaagggaattggatgtacTTGCACAACTGCAGGATCAGCTGGACCGAGGAGACACGCTGCACCCGACTGGGTCTCATTTTGAATAA